GCCCAACAGTTAGTCGAAGTTAACCGGGCAAGCAACATGACCAGCAGAACCACCCAAGTTACGGTGTTGGCCCTGTTGACCGTTCTAGGCCTGGTGGCGGGGGCCCTACACCGGATACCCGTGCGCCGCTCGGAGAAGTATGTGAGGACCCGCCAAAGCCTCATAGCCGAACGCGAGATGGTGTTGAGGAAATACAACCTAGTGCAGAGCAATATCAGTAGCACTACGAACACCACCGCTGGAAACTACTCTGTGGAGACCCTGTCAAACGTTAATAATCTTCAGTATTacggcagcatcagcatcggaaCCCCACCTCAGAATTTCATGGTGCAGTTCGACACGGGGTCTTCCAATCTGTGGATTCCCAGCGTGGATTGTTTTAGTGCTGACTGCTATTATCACAATACATACTCATCCGCGAATTCCACCACATATCAAGTCAATGGCACCGCCTTCTCCATCACCTATGGCTCGGGCAGCGTGTCGGGCATCCTCTCCACGGATGTGGTGACCGTGGCTGGACTGCAAATTCCCCGCCAAATGTTCGGGGAGGCCACCATAGTAACGGGGACTAGCTTGCTAGATGCCTCTTTCGACGGAATCTTTGGCATGGCCTACTCCAGCCTGGCCGTTGACGGAGTTTTGCCGCCGTTCTACAATTTGTGGAGCGAGAAACTAGTGGATGCGCCCGTGTTCTCTTTCTATCTTAAAACCAATGGCACCTCAACAGCGAGCTATGGAGGAGAGCTCATTCTGGGCGGTTCCGATCCGTCGCTCTATGAGGGCAAACTGGTGTATGCTCCCGTCTCCAGCAGGAACTACTGGCAGTTCATGATGGACGGCGTCACTTTTGGTAGCACTACCTTGTGCACGTACTGCCAGGCAGTGGCCGATACGGGCACCTCGCTCCTCATTGCTCCGTACTACATCTATCTAATGATCACATCGATGGTTAATCAGAACATTCTCTGCGCTGACGTTCCATACTTGCCCACCCTGACCTTTACCATAAGCGGTGTACCCTTCAAGATCCCACCCAGTGCGTATATCGTGGAATTGGGTAGCGAATGTACCTTGGGCATCTCGTACATACAGGGCACTGATTTCTGGATTCTGGGCGATATCTTCATTGGCCGCCACTACACAGAATTCGATTTGGGCAACAATCGCTTGGGTTTCGCCTCAGTGAACTCCGGAAGTGTTCTGGGGGCCTTCTCACTCTTGAAGATCTTCTGCCTAGCAGCTCTTTGTGGACTTTGGAAGCTGTGCAACCTGCAGAACTAAACGATCATCAAAGTAACTATGAAATACCCACGAATAGAAGTGTGAATCACAACCCAAAGTATGTCGATGGCACATTAATCATGCACTGTAGATAACACGAATATTGGTTGCCCCATCATTCTCttttctctatataaataaacgatatgatacgatacgatacgatatgtTACACACTCTTGTACGTAATGTCAATTCTCCTTGCAAATCCTACTTTGGCCGGAACGTTTAaggccagccccagccccagctccagctccagcctcagcctcagcgtCGACCTAATTGAGTTGCGGAGGGCCTatggctttgctttgctggAATGTTTTTTCAACTCCTCGGGGATCAGCGATCGCAAATTGAGCGGGCCTAATTGGACCATGTGATTTATTGTGAAAAACGAAGACAGAACccagaaagaacaaaaattggAACTGATCTGAAACTCtgaaactgaactgaactgaagtGAAGTAAAGTGGAACTCAATGAGCGCATTATTTATGTGatgttattttttgtgctttaGCTGGGGATTAGGACCCGTCGGCTCCCACACGGGTTCGAGATCTGCTTGGTTGgtggcctcggcctcggcttCGGCCTCGGTTCAGTTCAGGATCACTCTAATGAGTGCAGTACCCTGGCTCGGGGTTAAATTTATTGATCAAGCAATTGCATCAACTCTCGACGCTCATCAAATACCAATAAAATATCATTTGATGTAATTGAGCCCAGGCATCGATGGCTGGATGGGATCTCTGAGACCACCAGCATTTGACCCCAGGGTCTCCTCTGAGTGGAGACTCGGATGGTCGGGCGGGGCCGACCTCGTCCTGGTCTCGGGCCACGACGAAAGCAATCTGTCTCATTAGCCGCAAAAGCTCGACTTGATTTATGGCcaacttgttgttgctgttgctgttgtggccgTGTATCGGTTGTTAGCCGCTCAGATAAATCAcattaaaatatttcacaaTGCCTGGCCGAGAGGGTCAGAGGGATATAAGGGGGGAACACCTTAACAAGTTGTCTGCTGACAAATCTCTAAACGAAATCAGTTAACAACTTAACTAATGATTATCAATACGCATTTCAAACAGCCACAGGAAGGAAATGCTTGCCCTGGAGGCCCGAAGCCTTTGATACCCTTGGAGATACAAcgtttatatttatatgcatatCCGGTTTAAGACTTTTTCATCCGGTCCGTTCTGTGGCAGCTATAGACCTATGATATGCACATTCCGGTATATTTAGTTTCTAACATTTTGTTGGATATTTTCTAAAGGacttgtatgtacatatcccGATTAAACACATTCTTTTCTGTGTTGCAAGCATTCGGTCAGAATCGTAGTACTCGCCGAAAGGGTACAACAGCGCTCGCGCTCGACAACATCGATAAGGTCCGACGATCGAAAAGCTCTAAAAGCCGCATGGTGctaacaaacacaaacacaagacCGACCACTTAAagcgtgtgtgttttctgtgtgtgtgcgtgcactGGTAggcatataaaataatctttgATAACGGCTTTGTCGCTTCGCACATCTGCAATCTGTTGTTGTCCCGCTCTGTTCTGTTATGTTCAGTGCTCTGTTCAATTAAACAGCCAAGCGAAAATGTTAAGCTTTTTTTCTcatgttaattttttttggggcacaTAGAACATGGATAGATATGGAGGTGGTATACTAGCAGCAAGCCTAGGAGTGCGTGTGAAAAGGAACTTTCGGAGGTGCCTGCAGACATTTTTGTGGCTTCTGCCACTTGATGCTATTGCTCTCCTGCCATTGATTTTCactctcttcctctttcttGTAGTCTtaacttttgtttatttcattatttccTAGAATTTCGACTGTGCAAAAGCCCATCGTGGTTGACTGTTTATACCCTACTCAATGCCAAATGTATCACATAGCATAAAGCGTACTTTTTATAATCATTTTTCAGCATTTtttcataaattgaaatagcGAAGTATAGATTTGctttatatttattgataaATGGAACTtttggaaagagagagagacaataGCTGTCAAACCTTAAAGACTGGACCCGGTCTCATCTGTAAGGCGTGCGAATATTTTGCAGCTGGTGTGTGCCGTTTTGTTGAAGCCATCATTTAAGCCTCCATGCTACGGTAATACTCGTACCATATATTGGCAGCTCCCCAACGGccacgcgtgtgtgtgtatcagCCAGTGTttcaaaatatgcaaattaaatgtaaataagTTTTGCAACTATTTcttgttctttcttttcttttcatttcttttctttctttgtgcATTTATCTTAATATATTTTATCGCAAATCGTTCGTCTTCGTTtgcgtctgcctctgcctctgcctctgcgccTGCGCAGTCAGCGCAAGCGTCTGCGTTGCGTTCCTTTCGATGCAGAATCGAAGTTGTTGCAAGTGTTGTTGCggttttgatacccttgcagagaaAGGTTATAGCATTTTAGGAAAATGTTTCCCATACCacactatacatatgtataacttTTAGGAATTTCAGGCCAATAAGATACTAATATAATAAAGATCACTCTGTCAAAAGACACTTCTTTGGGGAATACAATGAAGATGGGCCTGCAAGAGTGTTTAGATCTTCGGTTACTGGAGGTaggatttttttcttttttgttgtaatgGTTTTTGCGTGTTTCCGTTTGTtcgcttctttctttctgcGAATCTGTAAAAGTCTAACGGTTCTCTCATCGATTAACCCAATCGAAGCTTATCAAATTTTCTGCATAAAGCCCCAAAGACATTATCGATAGCAAGATACTTAATCATTAAAGATCGCATGGATTTGGAGTTGAAAAAGAACAATCTCGGCGGTTGAGTCAATACGGCTTGAGTCGGATTTTCCTGGGTAAACCCCTAGCGCGACCACCGCCAAAAAAGAGAGAGTTtccccaaaagaaaaacgcCTAGTTCTTACattttatataaatgtattatatataaatatattatatgtatattatgttATACCAAAGCATTATCGATACcgatttaaaaaagaaatgcCACTTTCGATCAACATAATCGTTGTGGCAATTATAAAATGGTTTATTATGGAAGTGTGGTCCCATGAGTGAGAGATAAATCAATGGGATAACCGCGATAAAGAGCGTTTCGCATTGGATTCGcctctcgtttcgtttcgattcgattcgctCCAGTCCGTTGGGGGAGCTTGGGTTGGGGCCTACACTCGTATCGATAAGGATAACTAGTTTTGAGGCCTGCTGCCCGCCGCCGTGTGCCCTAAGTGATTACAGTTTATGAGTTATTGTAAAAAGGAagagaggcagcaacagcatcagaagcagcagcagtcgcaacTACGAGCGAGTATACCATCAGATATTATTTACTTTAATCTGCTACATCGGCCAGACTTAATTGCAAAGCTGTTGGGGGAAAAGTCCTGGGTCGcagagccacagtcacagccccTGTCACGCATGCGGCACACTTTTGCGCCCCGAAAAATGTGTAATTTGTAGCAATTTTGGAAGCTTGAAAGCCAACTTGCAACTGCCACCAGCCGCTGCAGCGGCGTGTTCATACTCGGTATGATAACAACATGAGGAAAAAACTGGGTCAAAGTTTTATATTCGAATCGCTTGGAAACGCGCCATAAATGAAAATGACGTCGATCCCCTGGACTCCAGGGCCTGGTCCCTCGTCGCTGGTCGCTggtctggtggtggtgccacaATAAAAATTTAGTTTAATGAAAGTGTTTTCGGATGCAGCGATATTTTTGTGGTAAGCTTTTTGATGGCTTGATTGCCTGTGCTGTGGATtatgatatatacatacatacatatagagcAACGGATATTACGAGATGAGCAGCCTCGAAGCGCGTTGAAAGTGGATCGTCTTACCTTGGCATTTATGGCATAATTTTGGCCCATCAGCGGGGACAGATACTCCTCGTACCTATGCATGTCTCCCCATCTCATCTCCCATAGCAATCATAATCAACAGTAGCCGTCCCAGGAGTGTGGAGAGTAGAGTAGCGAGTGCAGAGTCCCCAAGGCCCCGAAGGACATTGAATGCCATCAAAAAGGATGCGGATTAAATGGAAAGTTAATCAATTAAAATCGTTTACCAAGATCAAAGCTTAGGGCTCGGCCCATTTAATCGAGTCTCGTTAGCCCATCCATGCCATACAGGCaataatactcgtacgagCACTGTCCAATCTCCATTGCCATCCCCCTTTTTGGTCAAGTGACTTAATTAGCATGCCACCAAATGTATCTTAAAGATGCTCAAGATGCACGAAATCGAATCAatcaaaaatgcaaaaactcTGGCAAAAGAAAACGATGCAAAAAAATACGCATGGCTCGATCGCAAAGCAAAAAACTTTCTACTTGGAAAGtttcaaaagcaaaaaaactgTGGCTGCCTTAATCGGCTATACTTTggatcgatggatggatgtgaGGGCTGCGATGGATGCGAAAGGTGGCACCCAAGCCAAGGATCATAACTGAACTAATTGAAATATTCTTAATCGTGATTCTGGTAGCGTACGCGAGAGATCTGATGGTGCATTTAATCCAGGCAAGAGCATTCGATTTTATGGCCTTTAGTTGCCATGCTTGCAATTTAGCGTTaactaaaaataaatccaatgggatgggatgggaatcGATGGGCAGCGTGGCCAATCTGTGGCCAAGTGTGCGCCTCGTTAGGACctgttttccgttttccgttttctgttttctggtgTGTCCTTAACGCTTAACAAGGTGGGCGAGGCCTGGGGCCTGGACCTCAAAGAAAGTTCATTTCTTGAGCTGAAACTGAAGCTACTGCTTGGCTTGTTTTTTGGGGCAAACGCGCCAAGTCGTTGAGATTAAAGAGCTGCCGTTTAGTGGCTACTTAGGCGGCGATAAAAAGCGACGTGAAATTGCATTAAACGGCATGCCCCCCAATGGAGAAAtgagccaacagcagcagcatccccagcaccagcaccagcaacaggaGGAGCCCAGCCGATGCTGGTCGATGCTTCTGCCTGGATTTGGGGCAAGCTTAACAAGCTTGTAAGCTTAAATGGGTTTTTAAAGAGCTGCCGCAGTGCGAGATGCCCCTGCAAACGAAATGCAAAAGGCCACATTAACAGCCATCCCCGCGAGTTAATAATctgcacagcagcagccactgccagccactgccagcaactgccacaacagcaacagcagcaattaCAAGTAGCTTTGGAGATTGGAAATTGTAGATCGATAGTTAAGGCGCCCCCCCCCCAAGCCTCCAAGAGGAGCGCCGACAATGCATGGAGGAGGAGTATGAAGCCAGGAGGCCAGGAGCTGTATGAGAGGTGGATAGACCTCAGCACAGTGGGTAATTTTTATTGACAATCCCCCCCCTCGTTCATTCCGTTCAGCCGAAAGCAGCGGGAAAGATACCAGCCTAATGCTATTAAGCCTTCATGATCATCAACATTCTGGCAGCAGGTACATCACTCACTCTGACTGAAGATCGGACACGATGACGGCCACGGCCTGGCCCCGGCAGCGTCTTCTGTGGATGCAGCAATAGCCGCCTcactggatggatggatgaccatggccatggccggCTAGCCCCCGTCATGCCAACAATCTGTCCAAAAGCGATAAAGTTATAATGGTGCAAATGTCGGACACAGTTTTTGAAATGGACTTAagagcaggaggcaggaggcaggaggcagtcAGACCCCGCCAGACACAACCAAcaggcaaaagcaaagcagGCAACCTCAGAgccatctccatcgccatcgccatcatcatcgtaatcatcatgatcatcatcatctaaGTCGACGCGTCTTAGGCTTAAAGCAAGTTGAAATAACAGAATGGGGCATGTGGAAGACTTTATCGCGATGCGGCCACTGATGTGCTCGGCTGCCTTCTCAGATGTGAGTTTGAAAACTGTTTACAAACTGTCTGACAGAGTTTTGACTGCCGTTTGCTGGTGGTACTGGTAGTGGTATTGGTAGTGGTGCTTCTGGTGGTTCGGTGGCTCAATGGCTCACTGGTTGATGTCGCCGCTGTTGTTTTAGCCGCCGCGAGACGCCGCTGTGATCGCTGGGatcgaggcagcagcagcatggccCCAGCCATGATGATAGACTGATCTTGAACCTGAACCCGAAAACCAGAACCCCAGCCCGAACCAGATCTTGCCTTGATCTGGATGATGAACACTCCTCGTACTAGCTCCAGGCGATGACatgctgtgtgctgtgctctgtgcCTCCGTCTATAAGGATGAGAAAAGGGCGGCACAGTGGGCGTGAAGGCGTCAAGACGGCGCTTATGAATACACACATCACATCCACAGAACACTTTTGCGGATCAGCCAAGGAAGCCATTGATTTCAATGATTAAAGAAGGTCTTCTTTCGTGTCAGGATCATTGATCGAATGTG
The sequence above is a segment of the Drosophila pseudoobscura strain MV-25-SWS-2005 chromosome X, UCI_Dpse_MV25, whole genome shotgun sequence genome. Coding sequences within it:
- the Pgcl gene encoding lysosomal aspartic protease, whose amino-acid sequence is MTSRTTQVTVLALLTVLGLVAGALHRIPVRRSEKYVRTRQSLIAEREMVLRKYNLVQSNISSTTNTTAGNYSVETLSNVNNLQYYGSISIGTPPQNFMVQFDTGSSNLWIPSVDCFSADCYYHNTYSSANSTTYQVNGTAFSITYGSGSVSGILSTDVVTVAGLQIPRQMFGEATIVTGTSLLDASFDGIFGMAYSSLAVDGVLPPFYNLWSEKLVDAPVFSFYLKTNGTSTASYGGELILGGSDPSLYEGKLVYAPVSSRNYWQFMMDGVTFGSTTLCTYCQAVADTGTSLLIAPYYIYLMITSMVNQNILCADVPYLPTLTFTISGVPFKIPPSAYIVELGSECTLGISYIQGTDFWILGDIFIGRHYTEFDLGNNRLGFASVNSGSVLGAFSLLKIFCLAALCGLWKLCNLQN